The Haemophilus parainfluenzae genome window below encodes:
- the hemE gene encoding uroporphyrinogen decarboxylase, whose protein sequence is MSELKNDRYLKALLREPVDMTPVWMMRQAGRYLPEYKATRAEAGDFMSLCRNADLACEVTLQPLRRYALDAAILFSDILTIPDAMGLGLSFGAGEGPKFAHPIENKSAVENLPIPDPEGELQYVMNAVRTIRLELKGEVPLIGFSGSPWTLATYMVEGGSSKTFNKIKKMMYAEPQTLHLLLDKVADSVILYLNAQIKAGAQAVMVFDTWGGVLGHREYLDFSLQYMHKIVDGLIREHDGRKVPVTLFTKGGGLWLEAMANTGCDALGLDWTVNLADAKARVGHKVALQGNMDPSVLYAPAERIEQEVRSILADFGQGSGHVFNLGHGIHQDVPESAPKIFVDAIHEFSKAYHK, encoded by the coding sequence ATGTCTGAATTAAAAAATGATCGTTATTTAAAAGCCTTATTACGTGAACCTGTGGATATGACCCCCGTATGGATGATGCGCCAAGCGGGACGCTATTTGCCTGAATATAAAGCAACACGTGCAGAAGCGGGCGATTTTATGTCTCTTTGCCGCAATGCGGATTTAGCTTGTGAAGTTACCTTACAGCCACTTCGTCGCTATGCTTTAGATGCAGCTATTTTGTTCTCTGATATTCTGACTATTCCTGATGCGATGGGATTAGGCTTAAGTTTTGGTGCAGGTGAAGGCCCGAAATTTGCCCATCCAATTGAAAACAAAAGTGCGGTCGAAAATTTACCGATTCCTGACCCTGAAGGCGAACTTCAATATGTGATGAATGCTGTGCGTACAATTCGTCTCGAACTAAAAGGCGAAGTGCCACTGATTGGTTTCTCTGGTAGCCCGTGGACACTGGCAACTTATATGGTTGAAGGTGGTAGCAGCAAAACCTTCAATAAAATCAAAAAAATGATGTATGCCGAACCGCAAACCTTACATCTTTTATTAGATAAAGTGGCGGATTCCGTGATTTTATACCTAAATGCACAAATCAAAGCAGGTGCACAAGCGGTCATGGTGTTTGATACCTGGGGCGGTGTATTAGGTCATCGTGAATATTTAGACTTCTCTCTGCAATATATGCATAAAATCGTTGATGGTTTAATTCGTGAACACGATGGCCGTAAAGTACCGGTAACCTTATTTACTAAAGGTGGCGGCTTATGGTTAGAAGCCATGGCTAATACAGGCTGTGATGCACTCGGATTAGACTGGACAGTTAATTTGGCTGATGCGAAAGCGCGTGTGGGCCATAAAGTGGCACTACAAGGCAATATGGATCCAAGCGTGTTATATGCACCAGCAGAGCGTATTGAGCAAGAAGTGCGGTCAATTTTAGCTGATTTTGGTCAAGGCAGCGGACATGTATTTAACTTAGGCCATGGAATCCACCAAGATGTGCCTGAAAGTGCACCAAAAATCTTCGTAGATGCCATTCATGAATTCTCAAAAGCCTATCATAAATAA
- a CDS encoding YjaG family protein codes for MRNPIHKRLENVESWQHLTFMACLCERMAPNFALFCQMTEQEQAEKTYHNILNLVWEFLTVKGAKINFENQLEKLEEIIPDVNDYDFFGVVPALDACEALGELLHAIIAGETLEKSIQISQISLGTVCSLLETQENRDLSESELKSCEEIEEELDLQWQIYRLLKDCEKRDVDLILSLRNEIKQEGISNIGIKIEQ; via the coding sequence ATGCGAAATCCAATTCACAAGCGCCTGGAAAATGTTGAAAGTTGGCAACATCTAACCTTTATGGCTTGCTTATGCGAACGCATGGCACCAAACTTTGCCCTATTTTGTCAGATGACCGAACAGGAGCAAGCAGAAAAGACCTATCACAACATTTTAAACTTAGTGTGGGAATTTCTGACGGTTAAAGGGGCGAAAATCAATTTCGAGAACCAATTAGAGAAGCTCGAAGAGATTATTCCTGATGTGAATGATTATGACTTCTTTGGTGTGGTACCCGCTCTCGATGCTTGTGAAGCATTAGGTGAATTATTGCATGCTATTATCGCAGGCGAAACATTAGAAAAATCGATTCAAATCAGCCAAATTTCGTTAGGTACGGTTTGTTCTTTGTTAGAAACACAAGAAAATCGAGATCTTTCTGAGAGCGAACTAAAAAGCTGTGAAGAAATTGAGGAGGAACTTGACCTTCAATGGCAAATCTATCGCTTACTCAAAGACTGTGAAAAACGCGACGTAGACCTGATTTTATCCCTCCGAAATGAGATCAAACAGGAGGGAATCTCCAATATTGGTATAAAAATTGAGCAATAA
- a CDS encoding HU family DNA-binding protein: MNKTDLIDAIASAAELNKKQAKAALEATLAAITGSLKKGEPVQLIGFGTFKVNKRAARTGRNPQTGAEIKIAASKVPAFVSGKALKDAIK; the protein is encoded by the coding sequence ATGAACAAAACAGATTTAATCGATGCAATTGCAAGTGCAGCTGAATTAAACAAAAAACAAGCTAAAGCTGCATTAGAAGCTACTCTAGCGGCGATTACTGGTAGCCTTAAAAAAGGTGAACCTGTTCAATTAATCGGTTTCGGTACATTCAAAGTAAACAAACGTGCAGCACGTACTGGCCGTAACCCACAAACTGGTGCAGAAATCAAAATCGCAGCATCTAAAGTTCCAGCTTTCGTATCTGGTAAAGCATTAAAAGACGCAATCAAATAA